A portion of the Kazachstania africana CBS 2517 chromosome 2, complete genome genome contains these proteins:
- the SNF8 gene encoding ESCRT-II subunit protein SNF8 (similar to Saccharomyces cerevisiae SNF8 (YPL002C); ancestral locus Anc_8.89) has protein sequence MKRFGVSAFDSPSFDNNNNNKTSSIDKKSIELDEQLQIFQGKLVEFSKKHNAELQKNPNFRSKFLSMCSKIGVDPLNLYDKDTHLFNVDDFYYEICCKIVKFTRILNSGIISFKELLNKIQIESQNTNINLHDIEKAINMLLTLDSGFEIITLKQNKKFLKFLPIELTVDQFKILEICSILGYASISLLKANLSWKSMRCKAILNEMVANGLLWIDDQDSNELLYWDPSWITRSIN, from the coding sequence atgaaaagatttgGTGTATCAGCTTTCGATTCTCCGTCTTTtgataacaataataataataaaacatCATCAATAGATAAGAAATCAATCGAATTGGATGAGcaacttcaaatatttcaaggTAAATTAGTTGAATTCTCCAAGAAACATAATGCAGAGCTACAAAAGAATCCGAATTTTAGATCAAAATTCTTATCAATGTGTAGCAAAATTGGTGTCGATCCTTTAAATCTTTATGACAAAGATACTCACCTATTTAACGTGGATGATTTTTATTACGAAATTTGTTGTAAAATTGTCAAATTTACTAGGATCTTAAATAGTGGTatcatttcatttaaagaattattgaacaaaattcaaattgaatcGCAAAATACAAACATTAATTTGCATGATATAGAAAAGGCAATCAATATGCTTCTTACCCTAGATAGTGGGTTCGAAATAATCACtttaaaacaaaataaaaagttcttgaaatttttaccCATTGAATTGACTGTGGACCAgtttaaaatattagaaatttGCTCTATCCTTGGTTACGCAAGTATATCACTACTCAAAGCAAATTTGAGTTGGAAATCAATGAGATGTAAGGCAATACTGAATGAAATGGTTGCTAATGGTTTACTTTGGATTGATGACCAGGACTCTAATGAATTATTGTATTGGGATCCTTCTTGGATAACCAGGTCTATCAATTAg